One window of Bacteroidales bacterium genomic DNA carries:
- a CDS encoding PIG-L family deacetylase — protein sequence MKRVLFSICLLLMAVFLFAQDQPLNVIVLGAHPDDCEGDAGGLALLYARMGHHVKFVSLTNGDAGHYAMGGGALAKVRMAEAAEAGKRLGVKEYVVMDNHDGELMPTLENRLKVIREIRKWNTDIVIGPRPNDYHPDHRYTSILMQDAAFMVIVPNVAPDVPPLEKNPVFLYAEDRFQKPNPFEADIAIDIDEVFEQKISGMAAHTSQYFDWLPWTSGTLDQIPEDEAARLSYLAKRRTFSPGASTREALIKWYGEKGKTVRHAEGFEICEYGKQPSQEELQRLFPMLPQRAD from the coding sequence ATGAAGAGAGTCCTTTTTTCAATCTGCCTTCTATTAATGGCAGTATTCCTGTTTGCACAGGATCAGCCCTTAAATGTAATAGTACTGGGTGCGCATCCCGACGATTGTGAAGGCGATGCGGGTGGTCTTGCTTTGCTGTATGCCAGGATGGGACACCATGTGAAATTTGTTTCTCTTACCAACGGAGATGCCGGACACTACGCCATGGGAGGCGGAGCCCTGGCCAAGGTGCGAATGGCCGAGGCAGCAGAAGCCGGAAAGAGACTGGGAGTGAAGGAATATGTGGTCATGGATAACCACGATGGCGAGCTGATGCCCACCCTGGAGAACCGGCTGAAGGTGATCCGGGAGATCCGGAAATGGAACACCGATATCGTGATTGGTCCCCGGCCCAACGATTACCATCCGGATCACCGCTATACGTCCATATTAATGCAGGATGCAGCTTTCATGGTCATAGTCCCCAATGTGGCTCCCGATGTACCCCCGCTGGAGAAGAATCCGGTATTTCTCTATGCCGAGGACCGTTTTCAGAAACCAAATCCATTTGAAGCTGATATTGCCATCGATATTGATGAGGTCTTTGAACAGAAAATCAGCGGGATGGCTGCCCATACTTCTCAATATTTCGACTGGCTTCCATGGACCTCGGGAACCCTGGATCAGATTCCCGAGGATGAAGCAGCCAGGTTAAGCTACCTGGCCAAACGAAGGACATTCAGTCCCGGCGCATCCACCAGGGAGGCCCTGATCAAATGGTACGGAGAAAAGGGCAAGACTGTCCGGCATGCCGAAGGCTTTGAGATCTGTGAATATGGCAAGCAACCCAGCCAGGAAGAGCTGCAAAGGCTGTTCCCGATGCTTCCTCAGAGAGCCGACTGA
- a CDS encoding RNA polymerase sigma factor RpoD/SigA, producing MRQLKITKSITNRESASLDKYLQEIGKEELITVEEEVELAQRIKKGDRAALEKLTRANLRFVVSVAKQYQNQGLSLPDLINEGNLGLIKAAEKFDETRGFKFISYAVWWIRQSILQALAEQSRIVRLPLNQVGSLNKINKAFSKFEQENERTPTPEELAEALDLPKEKVADTLRVSGRHVSVDAPFVDGEDNSLLDVLVNNDSPNADNTLINESLSREVDRALATLTERERDIIKLFFGIACQEMTLEEIGEKFGLTRERVRQIKEKAIRRLRHTSRSKLLKTYLG from the coding sequence ATGAGACAGTTAAAGATCACAAAATCCATTACCAACAGGGAAAGTGCTTCGTTAGACAAGTATTTGCAGGAGATTGGTAAGGAAGAGTTGATCACTGTTGAGGAAGAGGTTGAATTGGCTCAACGGATCAAAAAGGGCGACCGGGCCGCCCTGGAAAAACTCACCCGGGCAAATCTGAGGTTTGTCGTATCAGTGGCTAAACAGTATCAGAACCAGGGGCTTAGTTTGCCCGACCTTATTAATGAAGGGAATCTGGGTTTGATCAAGGCCGCTGAAAAATTTGACGAAACCAGGGGCTTTAAGTTTATCTCCTATGCCGTGTGGTGGATCAGGCAATCGATCCTCCAGGCACTGGCAGAGCAATCGAGGATCGTACGCCTTCCACTGAACCAGGTTGGTTCACTGAACAAGATTAATAAGGCGTTTTCGAAGTTCGAGCAGGAGAATGAAAGAACCCCTACCCCGGAGGAGCTCGCTGAAGCCCTCGATCTTCCCAAGGAGAAAGTGGCTGACACACTCCGTGTTTCGGGAAGACATGTTTCCGTTGATGCACCCTTTGTCGATGGTGAAGACAACAGTCTGCTGGATGTTCTGGTGAACAATGATTCTCCAAATGCGGACAACACCCTTATCAATGAATCTTTATCCCGCGAGGTAGACAGGGCTCTGGCCACGCTTACCGAAAGGGAAAGAGATATCATTAAACTATTCTTTGGCATTGCCTGTCAGGAGATGACCCTGGAAGAGATTGGCGAAAAATTCGGACTGACCCGCGAACGTGTGCGTCAGATCAAGGAAAAAGCGATACGCAGACTGCGCCACACTTCCAGGAGTAAACTTTTGAAGACATACCTGGGGTAA
- a CDS encoding PAS domain-containing protein, with protein sequence MEEKRAITWFAPAWRADKEEIRRQYQHFKDNHMLISVLDSVSMAILILNEQRQLVFANKAFMNLLGEVDVTSLLGLRAGEALGCVFADMMEGGCGTSEYCRECGAVRAILNSMESGLDVQECRIRLKDGHQALDLRVTASQLKHQEELFIVFSVSDIADEKRKGFLERLFLHDVKNTAGVIQGFSRLSMEKGESDKIWKMIMDLSDNCWMRLTPTLS encoded by the coding sequence ATGGAAGAGAAAAGAGCCATTACCTGGTTTGCGCCTGCATGGCGTGCTGATAAGGAAGAGATCAGGAGGCAATACCAGCACTTCAAGGATAATCACATGTTAATCAGTGTGTTGGACTCTGTTTCCATGGCGATCCTGATCCTGAACGAACAGCGTCAGCTTGTTTTTGCCAATAAAGCGTTTATGAATCTGCTGGGAGAAGTCGATGTGACATCCCTACTGGGTTTGCGTGCAGGAGAAGCTCTGGGATGTGTATTTGCAGATATGATGGAAGGTGGCTGTGGCACAAGCGAATATTGCAGGGAGTGCGGAGCTGTCAGGGCAATTCTGAACAGTATGGAGAGTGGCCTGGATGTGCAGGAGTGCAGAATCAGGCTAAAGGACGGTCATCAGGCTCTGGATCTAAGGGTTACGGCCTCACAGCTGAAACATCAGGAAGAGCTGTTCATCGTGTTCTCAGTGTCTGATATAGCGGATGAAAAGAGAAAGGGGTTTCTGGAGAGGCTCTTTTTGCATGACGTGAAGAACACGGCCGGAGTCATTCAGGGATTCAGCAGATTAAGCATGGAGAAAGGCGAAAGCGATAAGATCTGGAAAATGATTATGGACCTATCCGATAACTGTTGGATGAGATTGACTCCTACACTCAGCTAA
- the uvrB gene encoding excinuclease ABC subunit UvrB has translation MEFRLTSDYKPTGDQPDAIQQLVDGFRAGEQFQTLLGVTGSGKTFTVANVIRELERPVLVLSHNKTLAAQLYSEFKQFFPENAVEYFVSYYDYYQPEAYLPVTDTYIEKDLSINDEIEKLRLSTTSSLLSGRRDVLVVSSVSCLYGIGNPADFHNSTIRVRKNEMLSRNVYLRRLVDGLYSRNEVDFKPGTFRVRGDTVDIHLAYRDLAYRVEFWGDEIDSLKSIHPVTGHTIEEHQEVVIFPANIFITSKERTKAAIEEIQDDMMKQVDFFKREQKLIEAQRIEERVTYDLEMIRELGYCPGIENYSRYFDGRPPGTRPFCLLDYFPDDFITVIDESHVTLPQVHAMYGGDYSRKKNLVEYGFRLPAAVDNRPLRFNEFENLIGQTLFVSATPADYELERCGGIIVEQVIRPTGLLDPAIEIQPSLNQIDHLIGEINQRVDKRERVLVTTLTKRMAEELSSYLTKLNIRTRYIHSDVDTMERVEILEGLRRGDFDVLVGINLLREGLDLPEVSLVAILDADKEGFLRSERSLTQTAGRAARNLNGKVIMYADKITGSMQRTIDETNRRREKQLGYNEKHQITPTQIIKLTYSLFDKSLEQKNIQSAYADQAKSDLAADPVVRYMGKPELERAIDAARKQMEKAARELDFIEAARFRDEMYALQELINNLDN, from the coding sequence ATGGAATTCAGACTTACTTCGGATTATAAACCTACCGGTGACCAGCCGGATGCCATTCAGCAACTGGTGGATGGATTCAGGGCCGGGGAGCAGTTCCAGACTCTTCTGGGAGTAACCGGATCCGGAAAAACCTTTACCGTGGCCAACGTGATCCGGGAGCTGGAGCGGCCGGTCCTGGTCCTCAGTCACAATAAAACCCTGGCAGCACAGCTTTACAGCGAATTCAAACAATTCTTTCCTGAAAATGCAGTGGAGTATTTTGTCAGTTATTACGACTACTATCAGCCCGAAGCCTATCTCCCTGTTACGGATACTTATATCGAAAAGGACCTCTCCATCAACGATGAAATTGAAAAGCTCAGGCTAAGCACTACCTCCTCCCTGCTATCGGGACGCAGGGATGTGCTTGTGGTCTCTTCGGTGTCCTGTCTATATGGTATCGGGAATCCTGCCGATTTCCACAACTCCACCATCCGGGTCCGCAAGAACGAAATGCTTAGCAGGAATGTGTATCTGCGCAGACTGGTGGATGGCTTATACTCCCGGAACGAAGTGGACTTTAAGCCAGGGACCTTCCGCGTGCGGGGCGATACGGTGGACATTCACCTGGCCTACCGGGACCTGGCCTACCGGGTGGAATTCTGGGGCGACGAGATCGATTCCCTCAAATCCATCCACCCGGTGACGGGACACACTATCGAGGAACATCAGGAGGTCGTAATCTTCCCGGCCAATATATTCATCACCTCCAAGGAACGCACAAAGGCCGCCATTGAGGAGATCCAGGACGACATGATGAAGCAGGTGGATTTCTTTAAAAGAGAGCAAAAACTCATTGAGGCACAACGGATAGAAGAGCGTGTCACCTACGACCTGGAGATGATCAGGGAACTGGGATATTGTCCGGGCATTGAGAACTATTCCAGGTATTTTGACGGCCGTCCCCCGGGCACCAGGCCCTTCTGCCTTCTGGATTATTTCCCCGATGATTTTATTACAGTGATTGATGAAAGTCATGTCACCCTTCCCCAGGTTCACGCCATGTATGGCGGAGACTATTCCAGGAAGAAGAACCTGGTGGAATATGGCTTTCGGCTTCCGGCGGCAGTAGATAACAGACCGCTCAGGTTCAATGAATTTGAGAACCTCATCGGGCAGACTCTGTTCGTTAGCGCCACACCGGCTGACTATGAGCTGGAACGCTGTGGCGGGATTATCGTGGAGCAGGTGATCCGTCCCACCGGACTGCTGGATCCGGCCATAGAGATACAGCCAAGTCTGAACCAGATCGACCACCTGATCGGTGAGATCAACCAGCGTGTGGATAAGCGGGAACGGGTCCTGGTTACCACACTGACCAAAAGGATGGCAGAGGAGCTAAGCAGCTACCTGACCAAATTGAACATCCGGACCCGGTACATCCATTCGGATGTGGATACCATGGAACGGGTGGAGATCCTGGAGGGGCTCAGAAGGGGCGATTTTGATGTACTGGTCGGAATCAACCTCCTCAGGGAGGGACTGGATTTGCCGGAGGTATCCCTGGTTGCCATCCTGGATGCTGATAAAGAGGGCTTCCTGAGATCGGAACGCTCCCTGACCCAGACGGCAGGACGGGCAGCAAGGAACCTGAACGGGAAAGTGATCATGTATGCCGACAAGATTACCGGCTCCATGCAGCGGACCATAGATGAAACCAACAGGCGCAGGGAAAAGCAACTGGGATATAACGAAAAGCACCAGATCACCCCTACCCAGATCATAAAATTAACATACAGTCTCTTTGACAAGAGCCTCGAGCAGAAGAACATACAGAGTGCCTATGCAGACCAGGCAAAAAGTGATCTTGCCGCCGATCCGGTCGTCAGATATATGGGAAAGCCGGAACTGGAACGTGCCATAGACGCGGCCAGAAAGCAAATGGAAAAGGCGGCCAGGGAGCTGGACTTTATCGAAGCTGCCCGTTTCCGGGATGAAATGTATGCCCTCCAGGAGCTAATAAACAATCTGGATAACTGA
- a CDS encoding NIPSNAP family protein yields MKNTTLLLLAFSILILSSCTQAEDQTRAEAVQGESLQRDYFQLKIYNFQNEEQEALLDVYFRDALLPALHRNGIQNVGVFKAIEELIERKDFIIVLTPFNSLDHFEKLDALLMEDAEYLQSAGNYLNASHDNPPYARIESMILRSFSATPELVLPDLNTARSERVYELRSYEAATEKLYKLKVEMFNEGESALFQELKFNPVFFCEVLSSAHMPHLIYMTAHADSTAQKENWDAFVNHPEWERMKNLDKYQNTVSNITRTLLYPTEYSDY; encoded by the coding sequence ATGAAAAACACCACCTTGTTACTCCTTGCATTTTCGATCCTGATCCTGAGCTCCTGCACTCAAGCGGAAGACCAGACCAGGGCTGAAGCTGTTCAAGGCGAAAGCCTGCAGAGAGATTACTTCCAGCTGAAAATCTATAATTTTCAGAACGAAGAACAGGAAGCCCTCCTGGATGTTTATTTCCGGGATGCCCTTCTTCCCGCACTTCACCGCAACGGCATACAGAATGTGGGTGTCTTCAAAGCCATAGAAGAACTCATTGAACGTAAGGACTTTATAATCGTCCTGACGCCCTTCAACTCCCTGGATCACTTTGAAAAGCTGGATGCCCTTTTAATGGAAGATGCGGAGTACCTGCAATCTGCCGGCAACTATTTGAACGCTTCACACGATAATCCACCCTATGCGCGCATCGAAAGCATGATTTTGCGCTCCTTCAGCGCCACACCAGAATTAGTATTACCGGATTTGAACACCGCCCGTTCGGAGAGGGTTTATGAACTCAGAAGCTATGAGGCAGCCACTGAAAAGTTGTATAAGCTGAAAGTTGAAATGTTTAACGAAGGCGAATCGGCCCTGTTCCAGGAACTGAAATTCAATCCGGTCTTCTTTTGCGAAGTGCTCTCCAGTGCACATATGCCTCACCTGATCTACATGACTGCTCATGCAGACAGCACGGCTCAGAAGGAAAACTGGGATGCCTTTGTAAACCACCCGGAATGGGAGAGAATGAAGAACCTGGACAAATACCAGAATACGGTTTCAAACATCACCAGAACCCTGCTCTATCCGACCGAATACTCGGACTATTAG
- a CDS encoding adenylate/guanylate cyclase domain-containing protein has product MGQKRDELLKRIQKLVKKNQDLYARNEKLQKAVAGLSEQNENLKLRLKDARLGMKEERYQEAGERIRKYKMATVLFAYITGFRHLTDNDSSEVVMDQLDEVLIEFDRILRKYKIHKIKTIGDTYMAAGGIPVKNITNPIDVVMAALEMNIFLNQLRRIDGIRYWNLSLGIHTGPVSATISGKKKITYDIKGDTVNIAHRMQGVGDSGKILISVMTYELIKEFFVCEYYGKMPVKYKGDLEMFVVNGIRQEFSMRGRGVMPNALFNTKFKLIQFTDIQEMILDRLENELPRYLYYHNVKHTVDVVTEVELIGWAEGLDDEGILLLKTAALFHDAGHIISYDDHEYHGTELARKFLPEYGYSEEQIEKICRIIMATKLPPEPGDIYQQIICDADLDYLGRSDMIPVSNTLYKELSEQDKIGTLNEWNKLQLRFISSHSYFTKTARSLREVNKQKQIERIRRLITGD; this is encoded by the coding sequence ATGGGACAAAAGAGGGATGAACTGTTAAAGCGGATCCAAAAACTGGTAAAGAAGAACCAGGACCTTTATGCCAGGAATGAAAAGTTGCAGAAGGCTGTTGCTGGGCTCTCGGAACAAAATGAAAACCTGAAATTGCGCCTGAAAGATGCCCGCCTGGGAATGAAGGAAGAAAGGTACCAGGAGGCCGGAGAAAGGATCAGAAAGTATAAGATGGCGACGGTCCTCTTTGCCTATATCACCGGATTCAGGCATCTCACCGATAACGACTCTTCCGAAGTGGTCATGGACCAGCTGGATGAAGTGCTGATTGAATTCGACCGGATCCTTAGAAAATACAAGATCCATAAAATCAAGACCATCGGGGATACCTATATGGCCGCAGGGGGAATTCCGGTGAAGAACATCACCAATCCCATCGACGTGGTCATGGCGGCACTGGAGATGAATATTTTTCTGAATCAGCTCAGGCGGATCGATGGTATCCGCTATTGGAACCTGAGCCTGGGTATTCATACGGGGCCGGTTAGCGCTACCATCTCCGGTAAGAAAAAGATAACTTATGATATTAAAGGCGATACGGTCAATATAGCACACCGCATGCAGGGGGTGGGCGATAGTGGAAAAATCCTGATTTCAGTGATGACCTACGAGCTGATCAAGGAGTTTTTTGTTTGTGAGTATTACGGAAAAATGCCAGTTAAATACAAGGGCGACCTGGAGATGTTTGTGGTAAACGGCATCAGACAGGAGTTCTCCATGCGTGGGAGGGGAGTCATGCCCAATGCCTTGTTCAATACGAAATTCAAGTTGATTCAGTTTACGGATATCCAGGAGATGATCCTGGACAGGCTTGAAAATGAACTGCCCCGGTACCTTTACTACCACAATGTGAAACATACGGTGGATGTGGTCACCGAGGTGGAGTTGATCGGTTGGGCGGAGGGGCTTGACGATGAAGGAATACTGCTTTTAAAGACTGCCGCCCTGTTCCATGATGCGGGGCACATCATTTCCTATGACGACCATGAATATCATGGTACTGAACTGGCCAGGAAGTTTCTGCCTGAATATGGCTACTCGGAGGAGCAGATCGAAAAGATCTGCAGGATCATTATGGCCACAAAACTTCCACCGGAGCCTGGGGATATCTATCAGCAGATCATATGTGATGCGGATTTGGATTACCTGGGCAGGAGCGATATGATACCCGTGTCCAACACCCTCTATAAGGAGCTGAGTGAACAGGATAAGATCGGGACACTGAACGAATGGAACAAACTGCAGTTAAGATTCATCTCCAGTCACTCCTACTTTACCAAAACTGCAAGGAGCTTACGGGAAGTAAACAAGCAGAAGCAGATTGAACGCATCCGCAGGCTGATCACCGGGGATTGA
- a CDS encoding endonuclease, whose amino-acid sequence MKNRAFFAALILLGLQPLYSQKNVKSFLVVSYNVENLFDTVNSPLFEDDEFTPSGEKEWTWDRYQKKQNDLARVFLSIPGKELPALIGLSEVESSEVLEDLTRVRGLRKGEYAFVHEDDKDPRGIECALLYKPEFFKYKSHEYVPIEDPVDPDYLYRRILHVQGRGPDGSSLHIFVNHWKSRSGGVQETERQRMFSAITLRKQLDILMAREPDYKVIIMGDFNDEPTNRSISHGLSALNKRRNIQLGEHYNLFYDLHNTEGKGTYNYQGNWNMLDQMIVSYSLLNQERGLSTGFENGKILKEEWMLYPSEKYGESLPSATYGGPEYYGGPSDHLPIYVEFTW is encoded by the coding sequence ATGAAAAACAGGGCCTTTTTTGCTGCACTCATACTCCTTGGCTTGCAGCCTCTCTACTCTCAGAAGAACGTAAAATCCTTCCTGGTGGTTTCATATAATGTGGAAAACCTTTTCGATACCGTCAATTCTCCTCTCTTCGAAGATGATGAATTCACCCCTTCCGGTGAAAAAGAGTGGACCTGGGACCGGTACCAGAAAAAACAGAACGATCTGGCCAGGGTTTTCCTTTCCATTCCCGGCAAGGAGCTCCCGGCTCTTATCGGATTATCGGAGGTTGAGAGTAGTGAAGTTCTGGAAGATCTGACCAGAGTCAGGGGCCTTCGTAAAGGGGAGTATGCCTTCGTCCATGAAGATGATAAAGATCCACGTGGTATTGAGTGTGCCTTGCTGTACAAGCCCGAATTCTTCAAATACAAGTCGCATGAATATGTTCCCATTGAGGATCCTGTGGATCCGGACTACCTTTACAGGAGAATATTGCATGTGCAGGGAAGAGGACCGGACGGGTCCAGCCTGCATATATTTGTGAATCACTGGAAATCCAGAAGCGGAGGAGTACAGGAAACCGAAAGGCAGCGGATGTTTTCAGCCATAACACTCCGCAAGCAACTGGATATACTGATGGCCAGGGAGCCGGATTATAAAGTGATTATCATGGGCGACTTTAACGACGAACCTACAAACCGGAGCATCAGCCACGGACTTTCGGCCCTGAACAAACGCCGGAATATCCAGCTGGGAGAGCATTACAATCTCTTCTATGATCTCCACAACACAGAGGGCAAGGGGACCTACAATTACCAGGGCAACTGGAACATGCTGGACCAGATGATCGTCTCCTACAGCCTGCTGAACCAGGAGAGGGGCCTGAGCACGGGATTCGAGAACGGGAAGATTCTGAAAGAGGAGTGGATGTTATATCCCAGTGAGAAATATGGAGAGAGCCTGCCCTCTGCCACTTACGGGGGACCTGAATACTACGGGGGACCCAGCGACCATCTCCCCATCTATGTGGAATTCACCTGGTAG
- a CDS encoding ISNCY family transposase: protein KALLEEHVERVVMPKKGKPNKQEKEEESQRQFKILRNKHSAVESNINELEHRGLDRCPDRGYKNFKRYIGLAVAAYNLRRIGQELIAIQRRKEQTEREIRAAA, encoded by the coding sequence AAGGCACTGCTGGAAGAGCATGTCGAAAGGGTTGTGATGCCCAAGAAGGGCAAGCCCAATAAGCAGGAAAAGGAGGAAGAAAGTCAGCGGCAGTTCAAGATACTGAGGAATAAACACAGTGCGGTGGAATCCAATATCAATGAGCTTGAACACAGAGGTCTGGATCGATGCCCTGATCGTGGTTATAAGAATTTTAAGCGGTATATCGGCCTTGCAGTTGCTGCATATAACTTGCGGCGCATTGGCCAGGAACTAATTGCCATCCAACGCAGGAAGGAGCAGACCGAAAGAGAAATAAGAGCAGCTGCATAA
- a CDS encoding Gfo/Idh/MocA family oxidoreductase yields the protein MKNSNKQNSRRSFLKKAALGAAAVSSAPAVLSRNYRQSLLLDSRSYKAESRAANDQINLALIGTGIQGIFDTISALRVPGVKLVATCDLYTGRLARATELWGGDIFTTRDYREILDRKDVDAVIIATPDHWHKRISIEALKAGKAVYCEKPMVQNFHEGHELIEAHQKSGKVMQVGSQGMSSLGNEKAKELYEDGAIGEIVMLDMYNDRYSSEGAWNYPIPPDASPETVDFDTFLGSAPNVPFELKRFFRWRNYKDYGTGVAGDLFVHAFSTLNFILSSNGPERAQATGGLRYWKDGRDVPDVTITLYDYPETKTHAAFNAAFRVNFIAGNGGGGGFRLVGTEGEMQVDSDSIRLIRAKLGMKPEAYALIAHTEENQKKIIAAYDKKFADERSKDLNIGETSWVAPSDYKGSHYDHFYNFFEGIRGNKEIIENPTFGLRAAGAALLANESYYKGHPVQWDPDAMKLI from the coding sequence ATGAAAAATTCAAATAAGCAGAACTCCAGGAGATCCTTTCTGAAAAAAGCAGCGCTGGGTGCTGCTGCTGTAAGCTCTGCTCCTGCAGTGCTGTCCCGGAATTACAGGCAAAGTCTGCTGCTGGATTCCAGGTCCTACAAAGCTGAATCCCGGGCAGCCAATGATCAGATCAACCTGGCCCTGATCGGTACAGGGATCCAGGGCATCTTCGATACCATTTCGGCCCTCAGGGTCCCAGGTGTAAAACTGGTAGCCACCTGCGACCTCTATACGGGAAGACTGGCCCGAGCCACAGAGCTCTGGGGAGGGGATATCTTTACCACCAGGGATTACCGGGAGATCCTGGACCGGAAAGATGTGGATGCCGTGATTATTGCCACTCCTGACCATTGGCACAAGCGGATCAGCATCGAAGCACTGAAGGCCGGGAAAGCGGTCTATTGTGAAAAACCCATGGTACAGAACTTTCATGAAGGACATGAGCTTATCGAAGCCCATCAGAAATCGGGCAAGGTCATGCAGGTGGGCAGCCAGGGCATGTCCTCCCTGGGAAATGAAAAAGCCAAGGAGCTTTATGAAGATGGAGCTATCGGAGAGATTGTCATGCTGGATATGTATAACGACCGGTACTCCTCGGAAGGGGCCTGGAACTATCCCATCCCTCCCGATGCCTCTCCTGAAACCGTTGATTTTGATACCTTTCTGGGTAGCGCTCCCAATGTTCCATTCGAATTAAAACGGTTTTTCAGATGGAGAAACTACAAAGACTACGGAACCGGAGTAGCAGGAGATTTGTTCGTACATGCCTTTTCCACGCTTAACTTTATCCTGAGCTCCAACGGTCCGGAAAGGGCACAGGCAACCGGAGGTCTGCGGTACTGGAAGGATGGCCGGGATGTCCCCGATGTGACCATAACCCTATATGATTATCCGGAAACCAAAACACATGCAGCTTTCAATGCTGCATTCCGTGTGAATTTCATTGCCGGGAACGGAGGAGGAGGCGGATTCCGTCTGGTTGGAACTGAAGGGGAAATGCAGGTGGACTCTGATAGCATCAGACTGATCCGGGCAAAACTGGGAATGAAGCCTGAAGCTTATGCCCTGATTGCTCATACGGAAGAGAATCAGAAGAAAATTATAGCCGCCTATGATAAGAAATTCGCCGATGAAAGATCCAAGGACCTGAATATCGGGGAGACCAGCTGGGTGGCCCCATCGGACTATAAAGGATCTCATTACGACCATTTCTACAACTTCTTCGAGGGGATCCGCGGAAATAAAGAAATTATCGAAAATCCCACTTTTGGTCTGCGTGCTGCCGGTGCTGCCCTTCTGGCCAATGAGAGTTATTACAAGGGACATCCGGTTCAGTGGGACCCTGATGCCATGAAACTAATCTAA
- a CDS encoding HAMP domain-containing sensor histidine kinase, whose amino-acid sequence MDEIDSYTQLIQAEKGQLRLKLMEFGTLELLERIKNQYMGHEEAKGKVIELDSRCEDVIMLSDAVILSRILGNMIKNALEAIKDGEIVTLSCVKNGEKVRISVQNPGVIPREVQLQIFQRSFSTKGTGRGLGTYSIKLLSEEFLKGKAGFTSSGPEGTTFFVDYPVSLEQ is encoded by the coding sequence TTGGATGAGATTGACTCCTACACTCAGCTAATTCAGGCCGAAAAGGGGCAACTGCGGTTAAAGCTGATGGAATTTGGCACCCTGGAGCTCCTGGAAAGGATCAAGAACCAGTATATGGGGCATGAGGAGGCAAAAGGAAAAGTTATTGAGCTGGATTCCAGGTGTGAAGATGTTATTATGCTGTCTGATGCAGTCATCCTGAGCCGTATTCTCGGCAATATGATCAAAAATGCACTGGAAGCCATAAAAGACGGAGAGATCGTTACACTTTCCTGTGTGAAGAACGGAGAAAAAGTCCGGATAAGTGTACAAAATCCGGGAGTAATTCCCAGGGAAGTACAATTGCAGATTTTTCAGCGATCATTTTCCACAAAGGGAACCGGAAGGGGCCTGGGAACATACAGCATAAAGCTGCTGAGTGAAGAGTTTCTGAAAGGAAAGGCGGGCTTTACCAGCTCTGGTCCTGAAGGGACCACCTTCTTTGTCGATTATCCCGTGTCCTTGGAGCAATGA